GGTTTGCGCTCAATTTTGGAATGCCAGTGCGCCCGGGCGGGAGCTTTATAGGTGCGAAGCAAGGGCGGAGCACTGGCTTCCTCGCTTTCAACAAAACGGCCCCTTCTTGCGGTTTTAACCAGGTTATATACCATTAGCAGCACTCCGATCAGATAGATACTTCCGCCGATGGCCCTTAATGCATAGAAAGGCACCACAGATTGTACTACGTCGATGAACTGATACTGCAGTTGTCCTTCCGGCGTAAATGCGGTCATCATAAAATACGTTCTGAACGCCGCCCAGTACATCGGAACCGCATACAGCACGATACCAAAAGTACCGATCAAAAAATGCGTGCCTGCCAGTTTGGTAGAATACAGTTTGGTATTGAACAGCCGCGGAATCAACCAGTACATCATCCCGAACGTAAGGAAGCCATTCCATCCGAGGGCCCCGATATGCACGTGTGCCACCGTCCAGTCGCTATAGTGTGAAATCGCATTTACGTTTTTCAAGGAAAGCATCGGCCCCTCAAATGTGGCCATTCCGTAACAGATCACTGCTACCACGATAAATTTCAGGACAGGATCTTCGCGTACTTTATCCCATGCACCTCTGAGTGTAAACAATCCGTTGAGCATGCCACCCCAGCTGGGCAACAGTAACATCAGCGAAAGTGCTGTACCCAGCGACTGTGCCCATTCCGGCAGGGCTGTATACAGCAGGTGGTGCGGGCCGGCCCAGATATAGATAAAGATCAGGCTCCAAAAATGGATAATACTTAGCCGGTACGAATAAATCGGCCGGTTGGCTGCTTTAGGAAGAAAATAATACATCATTCCCAGAAAAGGGGTGGTGAGGAAAAACGCAACCGCATTATGTCCGTACCACCATTGCACAAGGGCGTCCTGAACACCGGCATACCAGGAATAACTCTTCATAAAGGAAACCGGAAGTTCAAAAGAGTTTACGATATGCAGCATGGCCACCGTAACCCAGGAAGCCAAGTAAAACCAGATCGCTACATATAAATGCCGCTCGCGCCGCGTTAAGATAGTGCCCATCATATTAACGCCAAACACCACCCAAACGATCGTAATGGCGATATCAATCTGCCATTCCAGCTCTGCATATTCTTTGCTGGTTGTATATCCCATCAGCAGTGAGACAGCAGCCGCCACAATGATCAGCTGCCATCCCCAGAAATGTACGCGGCCGAGCATCCTGCTCCACATGGGCGTTTTGAGCAACCGGGGCATTGAATAATAGACGGCAGTGAAAATGGCGTTCCCTACAAAGGCAAAGATTACCGCATTGGTGTGCACAGGCCGCACCCTTCCGAAAGTCGTATACTCCGTATTGAGATTCATTACCGGAAAAGCCAGCTGAAATGCCGCCAGCACGCCCGCCAGCATCCCTATTACACCCCAGCTGATGGTCGCAATGGCAAACAGCCTGGGAATCCGGTTATCATAACTAAATTTCTGAACTTCCATACATTTTGGTTATTTATTTTTTGATGCGTTTTTTTCTTCAAACAGGATGCGGTTGGGCGGTGCATAGTCATCTTCAAATTGTCCGTCTTTTATGCTCCAGATCAGGCCTGCCAAAAAAATGACAGCGATCAGGAGACTTACAATGGCGGTGATGATGATGATATTCATTACGCGGTAAAGGTGCACTGATAAAAGCGGTTACAAATTGACCCTGCACAGGCCAACAGATGATATTGATCAGGATGCGTTTGTTTTTAATTTCCGGCCATACCACTCCGTAAGCAGGAAGGTAATGAGGATAATGCCGATGGAACTGACGGGCATCAGGATGGCCGCCACCACCGGGGTAAGCAATCCCTGCAGGGCAAAGCTCAGGCCGATGATATTATAAACAACCGAGTATACAAAACTGATCTTGATGACCGTATCCGCTTTGCCGGCAAACCACAGCAGCTGATCGAGCCGGGTAAGCGCCCCTGCGCTGATGATGGCATCGGAAGCCGGAGTAAAATGCCCGCCTTCCTCCATTACAGCAATGCCAACCTGGGCCTGGCGCAATGCTCCTGCATCGTTTAAACCGTCACCGGCCATCAATACGTTTTGATGATCCTGTTCCTGCAGTTTTTTTATATAATGGTATTTGTCTTCGGGAGACTGGTTAAAGTGAATCGCTGCGTCCGTCCCGGTCAGTTTTATGAGGCGGGCTTGCTCCGCATTATTATCACCGCTAAGTATGGATAACGATGCCTTTTGCTGGATCCGTTCCGCAAAAGCGGCAAA
The sequence above is a segment of the Niabella agricola genome. Coding sequences within it:
- the ccoN gene encoding cytochrome-c oxidase, cbb3-type subunit I; protein product: MEVQKFSYDNRIPRLFAIATISWGVIGMLAGVLAAFQLAFPVMNLNTEYTTFGRVRPVHTNAVIFAFVGNAIFTAVYYSMPRLLKTPMWSRMLGRVHFWGWQLIIVAAAVSLLMGYTTSKEYAELEWQIDIAITIVWVVFGVNMMGTILTRRERHLYVAIWFYLASWVTVAMLHIVNSFELPVSFMKSYSWYAGVQDALVQWWYGHNAVAFFLTTPFLGMMYYFLPKAANRPIYSYRLSIIHFWSLIFIYIWAGPHHLLYTALPEWAQSLGTALSLMLLLPSWGGMLNGLFTLRGAWDKVREDPVLKFIVVAVICYGMATFEGPMLSLKNVNAISHYSDWTVAHVHIGALGWNGFLTFGMMYWLIPRLFNTKLYSTKLAGTHFLIGTFGIVLYAVPMYWAAFRTYFMMTAFTPEGQLQYQFIDVVQSVVPFYALRAIGGSIYLIGVLLMVYNLVKTARRGRFVESEEASAPPLLRTYKAPARAHWHSKIERKPVMLLVLSFIVVAIGGLIEMVPTFLVKENVPTIASVKPYTPLELQGRDIYIQEGCNNCHTQMIRPFRYEVARYGEYSKAGESVYDHPHLWGSKRTGPDLARVGGKYPDSWHFNHMLEPVSMAPGSVMPPYPWLFEKKIDIGSTNSKIYAMRKLGVPYPEGYEADAVNDLKLQANEITGRLKKEKITIGSDKQIVALIAYLQRLGKDIKAEHKPE
- the ccoS gene encoding cbb3-type cytochrome oxidase assembly protein CcoS, whose protein sequence is MNIIIITAIVSLLIAVIFLAGLIWSIKDGQFEDDYAPPNRILFEEKNASKNK